The window ATGGTCTGGCGGATGCGCTCCTGCAGCGCCTCGTCCAGCACGGCGCCTTCGCGCAGGCGCACGAACAGCACCACGCGCACGTCGCCCTGCCAGTCCTGGCCGATGGCGATGGATTCGAGCACCTGCTCGATCTTCTCCACCTGCCGGTAGATTTCCGCGGTGCCGATGCGCACGCCGCCGGGGTTGAGCACGGCATCCGAGCGGCCGTGGATCACCAGGCCGCCGTGCTCGGTTTCCTCGGCATAGTCGCCGTGGGCCCAGACGCCGGGGAAAGTGGCGAAGTAGGCATCGAGGAATTTCTCGTTGTTCTCGTCGTTCCAGAAGCCCACCGGGATCGACGGGAAGTGCCGCACGCAGACCAGCTCGCCTTTCTCGCCTCGCACCGGCTTGCCGGCGTCGTCCCACACTTCGACTGCCATGCCCAGGCCCTTGCACTGCAACTCGCCACGCCACACCGGCGCGGTGGGGTTGCCGAGGGCGAAGCAGGAGACGATGTCGGTGCCACCGGAAATCGACGACAGGCAGAGGTCGGGTTTGATGTCGCGGTAGACGTAATCGAAGCTCTCGTGGGCCAGGGGCGAACCGGTGGAGAGAATGGCTTTCAGGCGCTCCAGCGAATGGGTCTGGCGCGGCCGCACGTTGGCTTTTTCCAGCGCGGCAATGTACTTGGCACTGGTGCCGAACACGCTGATGCCCTCGGCGTCGATCAGGTCGATCAGCCGCTCCGGGCCGGGGTGGAAGGGCGAGCCGTCGTAGAGCACCAGGCTTGCGCCCTGGGCCAGGCCCGAGACCAGCCAGTTCCACATCATCCAGCCGCAGGTGGTGTAGTAGAACAGCGTGTCGTTCGCTCCCAGGTCGGCGTGCAGGCCGTGTTCCTTCAGGTGCTGCAGCAGCACGCCGCCGGTGCCGTGGACAATGCACTTGGGCACGCCGGTGGTACCGGAGGAGTACAGGATGTACAGCGGGTGGTCGAAGGGCACCGGGGTGAACACGGGTTCGCCGCCGGGTTGGTAGAAGTCCTGCCAGAGGTCGACCCGGGCCAGGGTCAGATAGTCGCCCGGCCGCGCGTCGGGGCGGGCGTAGGGGACGATCACCAGCTGTTCCAGGCTGTGCAGCTGGGCGAGGATTTCGTTGAGCTTGGCGGTCAGGTCCAGGGTCTTGCCGGC of the Pseudomonas sp. PSE14 genome contains:
- a CDS encoding acetoacetate--CoA ligase; amino-acid sequence: MNQALWSPSPERIAATRMDAFRRKVAQEHGLDLPDYGALHAWSITEREAFWLAIVDTFGVQFHEAPSAVLEEGPEMPDAHWFPGATLNFAEHLLRRRDHHPALIAISEDEQREVLSHADLAAQVAGLQLALREAGVGVGDRVAAFMPNTWQTVVGMLATTSLGATWSSCSPDFGTQGVIDRFGQIEPKVLIACAGYRYAGKTLDLTAKLNEILAQLHSLEQLVIVPYARPDARPGDYLTLARVDLWQDFYQPGGEPVFTPVPFDHPLYILYSSGTTGVPKCIVHGTGGVLLQHLKEHGLHADLGANDTLFYYTTCGWMMWNWLVSGLAQGASLVLYDGSPFHPGPERLIDLIDAEGISVFGTSAKYIAALEKANVRPRQTHSLERLKAILSTGSPLAHESFDYVYRDIKPDLCLSSISGGTDIVSCFALGNPTAPVWRGELQCKGLGMAVEVWDDAGKPVRGEKGELVCVRHFPSIPVGFWNDENNEKFLDAYFATFPGVWAHGDYAEETEHGGLVIHGRSDAVLNPGGVRIGTAEIYRQVEKIEQVLESIAIGQDWQGDVRVVLFVRLREGAVLDEALQERIRQTIRANTTPRHVPAKILEVADIPRTLSGKIVELAVRNVVHGLPVKNTDALANPQALELFRDRKELES